One window of Caldisericum exile AZM16c01 genomic DNA carries:
- a CDS encoding helix-turn-helix domain-containing protein, with protein sequence MGVREYFVERLKEALKEKDLTQSELARRTGISIAYISQLIQGKKTPTIKVVAKIAEALDLPPSYFIEKTDIKILFHLDKDLTEEDIRAIEAFVDYLKKRKSGNKETN encoded by the coding sequence ATGGGAGTAAGAGAGTACTTTGTTGAAAGACTAAAAGAAGCACTTAAAGAGAAAGATTTGACTCAAAGCGAACTTGCAAGAAGAACGGGCATCTCCATCGCATACATATCGCAACTCATACAGGGAAAAAAGACACCAACGATAAAGGTTGTTGCAAAAATTGCTGAGGCACTTGATTTACCTCCTTCTTACTTCATAGAAAAGACGGATATAAAAATCCTCTTTCACCTTGATAAAGATCTCACCGAAGAGGATATAAGGGCAATTGAAGCGTTTGTTGACTATCTTAAAAAAAGGAAAAGTGGAAACAAAGAAACTAATTGA
- a CDS encoding PadR family transcriptional regulator, whose product MKRKCGRGCANFTDIGVSQNIVLRAWILSYLKLNGPKHGYDIISGFIETFKNLAEDFGPSEMGAFYKIMRMFEMEGLVTSSWEISVSGPAKRVYTITEKGIEELKDLEKKLQFSKSIIEKLINMIKEASR is encoded by the coding sequence ATGAAACGAAAATGTGGAAGAGGTTGTGCAAATTTTACAGACATTGGTGTTTCTCAGAATATAGTCTTGAGAGCGTGGATTTTGTCGTATCTAAAATTGAACGGTCCAAAGCATGGTTATGATATTATCTCTGGATTTATTGAGACTTTTAAGAATTTAGCAGAAGACTTTGGCCCAAGTGAGATGGGTGCCTTTTATAAGATAATGAGAATGTTTGAAATGGAAGGCCTTGTAACATCTTCGTGGGAGATAAGTGTTAGCGGTCCTGCAAAGCGTGTATATACGATAACAGAGAAAGGCATAGAGGAACTTAAAGACCTTGAAAAGAAACTCCAATTTTCAAAGTCAATAATAGAAAAACTAATAAATATGATTAAGGAGGCAAGTAGATGA
- a CDS encoding ferritin family protein: MAGNMYEDPKVIGERAMDLHRAIASLMEELEAIDYYNQRVEATSDPELKKILIHNRDEEKEHAAMLIEYLRRVDPKFEHELKDYLFTTKDFGEMG, translated from the coding sequence ATGGCAGGCAATATGTATGAAGACCCAAAGGTAATTGGTGAAAGGGCAATGGATTTACATAGGGCAATTGCCTCACTCATGGAAGAACTTGAAGCAATTGACTATTATAACCAAAGAGTTGAGGCAACATCTGACCCAGAACTTAAGAAAATTCTCATCCACAACAGAGATGAAGAGAAAGAACATGCTGCAATGCTTATCGAGTATTTGAGACGAGTTGATCCTAAATTTGAGCACGAGTTGAAGGACTATCTCTTTACAACAAAAGACTTTGGAGAAATGGGTTAA
- a CDS encoding HIT family protein produces the protein MRNLFAPWRKTYIQNAHKKDRDCFICVAANSLNDEESLVVKRGNFAIIILNRYPYNSGHVMICPKRHIKFPYELNEDEQKEIMQFLGLAVKMLENVYHPEGFNIGVNIGRAAGAGEEHLHFHVVPRWGGDTNFMSVFGETRVIPETIEETYKKLKEEFNKA, from the coding sequence ATGAGAAACTTATTTGCGCCATGGCGAAAAACATATATTCAAAATGCGCATAAAAAAGATAGGGATTGCTTTATTTGTGTTGCAGCAAATTCCTTAAATGATGAGGAGAGCCTTGTTGTGAAAAGGGGAAATTTTGCAATTATAATACTCAATCGATATCCATATAATTCAGGGCATGTGATGATTTGTCCCAAAAGACACATTAAGTTTCCTTACGAACTCAATGAAGATGAGCAAAAAGAAATCATGCAGTTTTTAGGACTTGCAGTTAAGATGCTTGAAAACGTTTATCACCCAGAAGGCTTTAATATTGGCGTTAATATTGGCCGTGCAGCAGGTGCAGGCGAAGAGCATCTTCATTTCCATGTAGTCCCTCGATGGGGTGGGGATACAAATTTTATGTCCGTATTTGGGGAAACAAGGGTAATTCCCGAAACAATTGAAGAAACCTATAAGAAATTGAAAGAGGAATTTAACAAGGCGTAA
- a CDS encoding chloride channel protein → MKPVIRLRAKSVRLKGKFILKFLLINAIVGILTGIAVFIFYSVIKGINFFVLEKVLCIKEFPITLDVRQKMLLITVLTLAGLLSGFIQHKLLKDKEYYGTERIIDAIYTDSEITGKEFASEFAISSVILGAGGSAGYEGPSGGIGGAVGYFLGNIFRISTPARKILLASSIGAGIGAIFMSPIGGGILGAEIIQKKLLNAKVLPYSLVSSIVSFEVFSRLAKIHSRLIPFGITEKFSIKLLILVVLLGIFIGIFEVVFLRIIRLMLKGKKLLRKTMIIKIIYPAIGLFIVGIIISFFPKTLGGSLEWINYIKDNPSILSSKELIFLPFVKMIASAITVIIGKGGGLFVPSIFIGEISSIAFGKLIAYIFPNLLTLNEIVFLGIVGAFGLIGGIGNIPFAMAVIGVETTGNLSLIPYILLVSLISIFIESESLYVTQR, encoded by the coding sequence ATGAAACCTGTAATTAGATTAAGAGCAAAAAGTGTTAGGCTCAAAGGCAAATTTATTTTAAAATTTCTCTTAATAAATGCAATTGTAGGAATACTCACAGGAATTGCGGTATTCATATTCTATTCAGTGATTAAGGGAATAAACTTTTTTGTATTGGAAAAAGTCCTTTGCATTAAAGAGTTTCCAATTACATTAGATGTAAGACAAAAAATGCTTTTAATCACCGTTCTAACACTTGCAGGTTTGTTAAGCGGGTTTATACAACACAAACTCTTGAAAGATAAAGAATATTACGGCACAGAAAGGATTATTGATGCTATTTATACCGACTCTGAAATCACAGGCAAAGAGTTTGCAAGCGAATTTGCGATTTCATCAGTAATACTTGGAGCCGGTGGAAGTGCAGGTTACGAAGGGCCATCAGGAGGAATTGGTGGTGCAGTTGGATACTTCCTTGGAAACATTTTTAGAATAAGCACTCCTGCAAGAAAAATTCTTTTAGCCTCTTCCATTGGTGCAGGAATTGGTGCAATTTTTATGTCTCCTATAGGGGGTGGAATCTTAGGTGCAGAAATTATTCAAAAGAAATTATTAAATGCAAAGGTTTTGCCTTATTCATTAGTGTCTTCCATTGTAAGTTTTGAAGTATTTTCAAGGTTGGCAAAAATACATTCAAGGCTAATACCATTTGGAATAACCGAAAAATTTAGCATAAAACTACTCATTTTAGTAGTCTTGTTGGGAATTTTTATCGGAATCTTTGAAGTAGTATTTTTAAGAATTATAAGGCTTATGTTAAAAGGAAAAAAGTTGCTTAGAAAAACAATGATAATCAAGATTATCTATCCTGCAATTGGCCTTTTCATCGTAGGGATCATAATTTCATTCTTCCCAAAAACTTTGGGAGGGAGTTTGGAATGGATTAACTATATTAAAGACAATCCTTCAATACTCTCAAGTAAAGAACTTATATTTCTTCCATTCGTTAAAATGATTGCAAGCGCTATCACAGTAATTATAGGAAAAGGTGGTGGACTTTTTGTGCCGAGCATTTTTATTGGAGAGATTTCAAGTATTGCTTTTGGAAAACTTATTGCATACATATTCCCGAATCTTCTTACTCTAAATGAGATAGTATTTTTAGGAATAGTAGGTGCATTTGGATTAATTGGTGGAATTGGTAATATTCCTTTTGCAATGGCAGTTATTGGTGTTGAAACTACGGGAAATTTATCCCTAATTCCTTATATTTTGCTTGTCTCTCTAATTTCTATATTTATCGAAAGTGAGTCACTATATGTAACTCAAAGATAG
- a CDS encoding ImmA/IrrE family metallo-endopeptidase — translation METKKLIETFPKGNPARQIDIFKAIDYYIGLENVYEIESSINFTLISEEKTCIFINKNLPFKVKHFILAHEFVEYLMQKQKPFANFPYYIYKGRDKKFQWKVNKIASELLVPEVVLKKIISEALLYTDRIKSPLVNELSNYFEVSINVIKIRLKSFGYEVVL, via the coding sequence GTGGAAACAAAGAAACTAATTGAGACATTTCCAAAAGGAAATCCTGCAAGACAAATAGACATTTTCAAGGCAATTGATTACTACATTGGTTTGGAAAATGTTTATGAAATTGAAAGTAGTATAAATTTTACATTAATATCCGAAGAAAAAACTTGCATATTTATAAATAAAAATCTACCATTTAAGGTTAAGCACTTCATTTTGGCACATGAATTTGTAGAATATTTAATGCAAAAACAAAAACCTTTTGCAAACTTCCCATATTATATCTATAAAGGGAGGGACAAAAAATTCCAGTGGAAAGTAAATAAAATTGCATCTGAACTCTTAGTGCCAGAGGTAGTCTTAAAGAAAATAATAAGTGAAGCGCTCCTCTACACTGATAGGATAAAATCACCGCTTGTAAATGAACTCTCTAATTATTTCGAAGTTTCAATTAATGTTATTAAAATAAGACTTAAATCTTTCGGATACGAGGTGGTTTTATGA
- a CDS encoding SDR family oxidoreductase, translating into MNKIILVTGASSGFGLEIFNYLNSKGIHAYGVSRTLKDSIQDRTFTLDVTDFDKAKEVVKQIVQIEGHIDALVNVAGFGISGAVEDTPIEAIKRQIEVNFIGAVNLVKAVLPYMREKHSGLIINFSSIAGLIGLPYQAFYSSSKFAIEGFSQALRMEVEQFGIHVVVVEPGDFKTGFTGRREKYTKENSPYYEKFFKAISRMEKDETEGSDPKIVAELIYKIITSKNPQNKYVVGPFFEKLFVILKKILPESLIQTIFKMYYGL; encoded by the coding sequence ATGAATAAAATAATATTAGTTACTGGTGCCTCATCTGGTTTTGGACTTGAGATATTCAATTACCTCAATTCAAAGGGAATCCATGCCTATGGTGTATCACGCACACTTAAAGATTCTATTCAAGATCGCACTTTTACGCTTGACGTAACAGACTTCGATAAGGCAAAAGAGGTTGTTAAACAAATCGTCCAAATTGAAGGGCATATTGATGCACTTGTAAATGTTGCTGGTTTTGGTATTTCTGGTGCAGTTGAAGATACACCAATCGAAGCAATAAAAAGGCAAATAGAAGTAAATTTCATAGGTGCGGTTAATCTTGTAAAAGCGGTATTACCGTACATGAGAGAAAAGCACTCAGGCTTAATTATCAATTTCAGTTCCATTGCAGGGCTTATTGGTCTCCCGTATCAGGCATTTTACTCTTCTTCTAAGTTTGCAATTGAGGGATTTTCTCAGGCACTCCGAATGGAAGTTGAGCAGTTTGGGATTCATGTTGTTGTTGTTGAACCAGGCGATTTTAAAACAGGCTTTACAGGGAGAAGAGAAAAATACACCAAAGAGAATTCGCCATATTATGAAAAATTCTTTAAAGCAATTTCACGAATGGAAAAGGACGAAACCGAAGGAAGCGATCCAAAAATTGTTGCAGAACTAATATATAAAATTATTACAAGCAAAAATCCACAGAACAAGTATGTTGTTGGCCCATTTTTTGAGAAACTATTTGTTATTTTAAAGAAAATTCTTCCTGAAAGTTTAATTCAAACAATTTTTAAGATGTACTATGGCTTGTAA
- a CDS encoding CTP synthase codes for MKVVFITGGVISSLGKGLVASSLGMLLESRGYSVNIVKIDPYLQIDAGTMSPYEHGEVFVTDDGGETDLDVGNYERFLNKNLTKDNSITTGKIYYSVLTKERVGYYLGKTVQVIPHITNEIKDNLKKLGEQYDILIVEIGGTVGDIESQPFLEAARQMKIDLGKENVSYIHVSLLPYLRTTQEVKTKPTQHSVKELRSIGIQPDLLVVRSEVPIQRSIKEKLSLFTDVKVENVLEAVDTDNIYKIPILLESQEFSKRVLEVLGLQERKLNIDKYLDFLERMEHPKRTVRIGIIGKYVELKDAYKSLIEALKHGATENRAKLEIIWINSETLENENYKNVLKEANVDGILVPGGFGIRGIEGMINAIHFARVNKVPFLGICLGMQLMTIEFARNVCGLKKANSTEFDPKTPYPVIDIMESQKDIKALGGTMRLGAQKAILKEGSLAHKIYGITEILERHRHRYEVNNEFLPILTSHGFVVSGTSPNGKLVEFGEIIDHPFFIGTQAHPEFKSRPLNPHPLFVKFIEASITSHSTS; via the coding sequence ATGAAGGTTGTTTTCATTACGGGTGGTGTAATTTCTTCCCTTGGAAAAGGACTTGTTGCATCCTCATTGGGAATGCTTCTTGAAAGTAGAGGATACAGTGTTAATATTGTAAAAATTGACCCATACTTACAGATAGACGCAGGAACAATGTCTCCATACGAACACGGTGAAGTATTTGTTACAGATGACGGCGGTGAAACAGATCTTGATGTGGGAAACTATGAGAGATTTTTAAATAAAAACCTTACAAAGGATAACAGCATCACAACAGGAAAAATCTACTATTCAGTGCTAACAAAAGAACGAGTTGGTTATTATCTGGGAAAGACGGTGCAAGTTATACCTCACATTACAAATGAGATCAAAGATAATCTCAAAAAACTTGGAGAGCAATATGATATTCTTATCGTTGAGATCGGAGGCACTGTTGGAGACATTGAATCACAACCTTTTTTGGAAGCAGCTCGACAAATGAAAATTGACTTAGGCAAGGAAAATGTTTCCTATATCCATGTTTCTCTTCTTCCATATCTTAGGACAACACAGGAAGTAAAAACAAAACCAACACAACACAGTGTTAAGGAACTTCGAAGCATTGGTATTCAGCCAGATTTACTTGTGGTAAGAAGTGAGGTGCCAATCCAAAGATCCATAAAAGAAAAATTGTCTCTTTTTACGGATGTAAAAGTTGAGAACGTCCTTGAAGCAGTTGATACTGATAACATCTATAAAATCCCAATTCTCCTTGAAAGTCAGGAGTTTTCTAAAAGAGTATTAGAGGTTTTAGGACTTCAGGAACGAAAATTAAATATTGATAAGTATCTTGATTTCTTGGAAAGAATGGAGCACCCCAAAAGAACTGTCAGAATTGGCATAATTGGAAAATATGTTGAACTAAAAGACGCATACAAAAGTCTCATCGAAGCGCTAAAGCATGGCGCAACAGAAAACAGGGCAAAACTTGAAATTATATGGATCAATTCAGAAACTCTTGAAAATGAAAATTATAAAAATGTTCTAAAAGAGGCAAATGTTGATGGTATCCTTGTTCCTGGAGGATTTGGCATAAGAGGTATTGAAGGGATGATAAATGCAATTCACTTTGCAAGAGTAAATAAGGTTCCATTTTTGGGAATTTGCCTTGGAATGCAACTTATGACGATTGAGTTTGCTCGGAATGTTTGCGGGCTTAAGAAAGCAAACTCAACAGAATTTGACCCAAAAACACCATATCCTGTAATTGACATCATGGAAAGTCAAAAGGATATCAAAGCACTTGGCGGCACAATGAGACTTGGCGCACAAAAGGCAATTCTTAAAGAAGGAAGCCTTGCGCACAAGATCTACGGGATAACTGAAATTTTAGAAAGGCACAGACACCGTTATGAAGTTAACAATGAATTTTTACCAATACTAACAAGCCACGGCTTTGTTGTATCGGGCACTTCGCCTAACGGTAAACTCGTTGAATTTGGAGAGATTATAGACCACCCGTTTTTTATTGGGACACAGGCACATCCTGAATTTAAATCGAGACCTTTAAACCCACATCCCTTATTTGTAAAATTTATCGAGGCTTCGATTACAAGCCATAGTACATCTTAA
- a CDS encoding D-alanine--D-alanine ligase family protein: protein MKVGITFNLKRSETELDEFDRPVTIEAIKRALEARGHKVKLYEATSPLLFYSLTIDRPQFVFNIAEGKYGAYREAFVPALLDELRIPYTGSSVLSLAISMDKVMTKEVLLYHGIPTPKFKVLKVIDPIEIGDLNYPVIVKPIFEGSSIGITSKSICENDIELKEAAEKAFRKFKRPIMVEEFIGGMEVTVGVMGNFPPQVLPPMEIDFSTLSKRELKASPYIQTYKFKTDYSDKANYYLPARLPVEVLQKITEIVKNAFIALRNRDVARFDLRVDKNYNPYILEVNPLPGLDPEHSDLPRIYKLMGKTYGDLINDILQVAVERYRLETKISYNHEE from the coding sequence ATGAAAGTTGGAATTACCTTTAACCTAAAAAGAAGCGAAACCGAGTTAGACGAGTTTGATAGACCTGTAACAATTGAGGCAATAAAGCGTGCACTTGAGGCAAGGGGGCACAAGGTTAAACTGTATGAAGCAACTTCCCCCTTGCTCTTTTATTCACTTACAATTGATAGGCCTCAGTTTGTCTTCAATATCGCAGAGGGAAAATACGGAGCATACAGGGAAGCATTTGTGCCAGCGCTTTTAGATGAACTTAGAATTCCGTATACTGGATCATCTGTCTTATCTTTGGCTATATCAATGGATAAAGTGATGACAAAAGAAGTACTTTTATACCATGGTATCCCGACGCCAAAGTTTAAGGTTTTAAAGGTAATCGATCCTATTGAAATTGGAGATCTTAACTATCCTGTTATAGTAAAACCAATTTTTGAAGGCTCAAGTATTGGCATTACTTCAAAATCGATTTGCGAAAACGATATTGAATTAAAAGAGGCCGCTGAAAAAGCTTTTAGGAAATTTAAACGACCTATCATGGTTGAGGAGTTCATAGGCGGAATGGAAGTAACAGTTGGGGTAATGGGAAATTTTCCCCCACAGGTTTTGCCACCCATGGAAATTGATTTCTCAACGCTCTCAAAAAGAGAATTGAAGGCATCCCCCTACATACAAACTTACAAGTTCAAAACTGATTATTCAGACAAAGCCAATTATTACCTACCTGCAAGGCTTCCAGTGGAAGTGCTTCAAAAGATAACGGAGATTGTAAAAAATGCCTTTATTGCCCTAAGAAATAGAGATGTTGCAAGGTTTGACCTACGTGTCGACAAGAATTACAATCCATACATTCTTGAGGTTAATCCCCTCCCGGGGCTTGATCCAGAGCACTCAGATTTGCCACGTATATACAAACTCATGGGAAAAACTTATGGAGACCTTATAAACGACATACTTCAAGTAGCAGTAGAAAGATACCGACTTGAAACAAAAATCTCCTACAACCACGAAGAGTAA
- a CDS encoding glycerol-3-phosphate acyltransferase, with translation MEQIRLFALYFLIEFLAGSIMFSYLIGLILHKDIRRYGDGNPGGFNLWHAAGRVAGIIGSLLDFAKGALPLYFIAKNNIFGSVPLSILAIAPLLGHMFSPLLKGRGGKGVATTFGIWVALTNFQIAILFAIALILYPLVFHKGYEESPEYNALRVVGSFLFIGVFVYILYREFLLAWFLNALLLIYSHRRELSDIPIRLKERFLG, from the coding sequence GTGGAACAAATAAGATTGTTTGCGCTTTACTTCTTAATTGAATTTTTAGCAGGTTCTATCATGTTTTCCTACCTTATAGGTCTTATACTCCACAAAGACATAAGAAGATATGGAGATGGAAATCCTGGTGGGTTCAATTTGTGGCACGCAGCAGGACGTGTTGCAGGTATCATAGGAAGCCTCCTTGATTTTGCTAAAGGGGCATTGCCTTTGTATTTTATCGCTAAAAATAACATTTTCGGGAGTGTTCCATTGAGTATACTTGCCATTGCACCACTTTTGGGGCATATGTTTTCACCACTTCTAAAAGGAAGAGGTGGAAAAGGAGTTGCAACAACATTTGGGATTTGGGTTGCGTTAACGAACTTCCAAATCGCAATACTCTTTGCGATTGCTTTGATTTTATATCCTCTCGTATTTCACAAAGGTTATGAGGAATCGCCTGAATACAATGCTCTTAGGGTAGTAGGTTCATTCCTATTCATTGGCGTTTTTGTTTATATTTTATATCGAGAGTTTCTTCTTGCTTGGTTCTTGAATGCATTGCTTCTTATCTACTCCCATAGAAGAGAACTGAGCGATATCCCAATAAGACTTAAAGAAAGGTTTTTAGGGTAA
- a CDS encoding glycosyltransferase, with amino-acid sequence MKILILLAILGIFSGIFAFYRGRFLEKVDSIDTPLVSVIIPARNEENNLKKILTSLKNCTYPNLEVIVVDDNSTDRTFEVAQSFGAKVVRIIERENGFLGKPYACLKGFKNSQGDILIFVDADVEFESNAIKSIVSEVLRTKGVVSVWPKHIVKKPYENLSMIFAIISAMASKSFTIIENTKPIGIYGPLIAVSRENYIKVGTHYVVKNEVVEDFKLGQAFLKANIPITNFLGSDLVKFRMYPEGFNSLFKGWSKNSALGSAIVDFSIVLPIMLFLFGSLIPPLYYRIYPFFYLYFAYVFLIYIFARRVGEFSVIASIFYPAVVFFTLYVISYSFYATFIRGFVEWKDVKIFTRR; translated from the coding sequence ATGAAAATACTAATATTGCTAGCAATTTTAGGGATTTTTAGTGGAATTTTTGCATTTTATAGAGGGAGGTTTCTTGAAAAAGTTGACTCCATTGATACACCATTAGTATCGGTTATAATTCCTGCAAGAAATGAAGAGAACAATCTCAAGAAGATACTTACAAGCCTTAAGAATTGCACTTATCCAAACCTTGAGGTTATTGTCGTAGATGATAATTCAACTGATAGAACCTTTGAGGTCGCACAATCCTTTGGAGCAAAAGTCGTGCGTATAATTGAGCGTGAGAATGGCTTTCTTGGAAAACCATACGCATGTCTTAAAGGCTTTAAAAATTCACAAGGAGATATCCTAATATTTGTTGATGCAGATGTAGAATTTGAATCTAATGCAATTAAAAGTATTGTTTCGGAAGTGTTAAGAACAAAAGGAGTTGTATCAGTGTGGCCAAAACATATTGTAAAAAAGCCTTACGAAAATCTATCAATGATTTTTGCCATCATATCTGCCATGGCATCAAAAAGCTTTACCATCATTGAAAACACAAAGCCAATCGGCATTTATGGTCCTTTGATTGCCGTATCAAGGGAAAATTATATCAAAGTAGGGACCCATTACGTTGTCAAAAATGAGGTTGTTGAAGATTTTAAACTTGGGCAGGCATTTTTAAAGGCAAATATACCTATCACGAATTTCCTTGGTTCCGACCTTGTCAAATTCAGGATGTATCCGGAAGGGTTTAATTCACTTTTCAAAGGTTGGTCAAAAAACTCCGCACTGGGAAGTGCAATTGTAGATTTTTCGATTGTTTTGCCGATTATGCTTTTCCTTTTCGGCTCTCTTATTCCACCTTTATACTATCGCATATACCCGTTTTTCTATCTTTACTTTGCATATGTATTTTTGATTTACATTTTTGCAAGAAGAGTTGGTGAATTTTCGGTAATTGCTTCAATATTTTATCCAGCAGTTGTTTTCTTCACCCTTTATGTTATTTCATATTCTTTTTATGCAACTTTCATAAGAGGCTTTGTAGAGTGGAAAGATGTAAAAATATTTACAAGAAGGTAG
- a CDS encoding 4Fe-4S binding protein, with translation MKQIKKKVLISAIAVLLLIFLYVPNIFGCTVSIVPSKTEVEVEETISIDILRTKTHKTCVLPLDETKIEVVGGEIVKEYPWITGTPDKKTIEVKFTTVSDAVIKVTRDCPKGGLMVWTATIKVVNGSDTNSTTTVSSTQDSSSSGTSSNTTATSNTGASNNTNVNNASSSTVTPNTSSSTPSSNSSSVSSSNSSESTSSSQTQTDNSKTTSSEEHIENPSNSQTNTNEVNTQEKTSNTSTSNITLQDIFTTQNILYLLLLFLALLLYILKKFKLRYLLLLFSVAVLGFYFGGCPCIMGYIEKIFISAVGSKVFILGIVMIGIITPITLFKGRIFCGWVCPHGALQEFLFQKKIALKISPSLDRKLKYIKYLVLILVIAFAIVNGVGILCKFEPFKSIYSISLTGIALIIVILTLISSVFIYRPWCRYICPFGAYLGVVAFIGSKLHLVNGKISNSCILCKNCVRNCPANATIEKVDHYEIDCKECFMCGDCHTCCPKNKP, from the coding sequence ATGAAACAAATTAAGAAAAAGGTTTTAATATCCGCAATTGCGGTACTTTTGCTTATATTTTTATATGTTCCAAATATTTTTGGATGCACCGTGAGTATCGTTCCTTCAAAGACTGAGGTGGAAGTTGAAGAGACGATTTCAATTGATATACTGAGAACTAAAACCCATAAAACCTGCGTTCTTCCCCTTGATGAGACGAAAATTGAAGTAGTGGGGGGAGAAATTGTAAAAGAGTATCCGTGGATCACAGGCACGCCTGACAAAAAAACTATCGAAGTAAAATTTACTACAGTTTCCGATGCGGTTATTAAAGTTACAAGAGATTGTCCTAAGGGTGGGTTAATGGTTTGGACTGCAACAATAAAAGTCGTTAATGGTAGTGATACGAACAGTACTACAACGGTTTCCTCAACTCAGGACTCGTCTTCAAGTGGGACATCTTCAAACACGACTGCAACATCGAACACGGGAGCATCAAATAATACAAATGTGAATAATGCTTCCTCAAGCACCGTCACCCCTAATACTTCTTCGAGCACTCCTTCCTCGAATAGTAGCTCTGTTTCTTCATCCAATAGTTCTGAAAGTACTTCAAGTTCTCAAACACAAACAGATAACTCTAAAACAACTTCTTCGGAAGAGCACATAGAGAATCCCTCAAATTCTCAAACAAATACTAACGAAGTTAACACCCAAGAAAAGACTTCGAATACAAGCACCTCAAACATAACGCTTCAAGATATTTTTACTACTCAAAATATCCTATACCTATTGCTATTGTTCCTTGCGCTTCTTCTTTACATCCTCAAGAAGTTTAAATTACGGTATTTATTGCTTTTGTTCTCAGTTGCGGTGCTTGGATTTTATTTTGGTGGATGTCCTTGTATTATGGGGTATATAGAGAAGATATTCATAAGTGCTGTTGGTTCAAAGGTATTTATATTAGGAATTGTTATGATTGGAATAATTACGCCTATAACTCTTTTTAAAGGTAGGATTTTCTGTGGTTGGGTTTGTCCTCATGGTGCATTGCAAGAATTTCTTTTTCAAAAGAAAATTGCTTTAAAAATAAGTCCAAGTTTGGATAGAAAGCTAAAATATATTAAATATTTGGTGCTAATTTTAGTTATTGCTTTTGCAATTGTAAATGGTGTTGGTATCCTATGTAAATTTGAGCCTTTCAAATCCATATACAGCATATCTCTTACAGGGATTGCTCTTATAATAGTTATTTTAACGCTTATCTCTTCGGTATTCATTTACAGACCATGGTGCAGATATATTTGCCCATTTGGTGCTTATCTTGGAGTAGTTGCCTTTATTGGTAGTAAATTACATCTTGTAAACGGTAAAATTTCAAATTCTTGTATCTTATGCAAGAATTGTGTTAGAAACTGTCCTGCAAATGCAACAATTGAGAAAGTTGACCATTATGAAATTGATTGCAAAGAATGTTTTATGTGCGGCGATTGTCATACGTGCTGTCCAAAGAATAAGCCGTAA
- a CDS encoding NifB/NifX family molybdenum-iron cluster-binding protein: MKIAFVTDEANGLESLISEHFGHAPYFVIVEVEGDEVKNVESINNPFAGAHAHDDVANFLKEKGVEMVVAGNMGEHMMSAFDDAGIDVVVGAEGTVDDVIDDVIEGDFEEYDEDLEEFEESNYEDEDIKELRQDIESLKKEIQQIKSMLQSIENKLKG; this comes from the coding sequence ATGAAAATTGCATTTGTAACAGATGAGGCAAATGGCCTTGAAAGTTTAATCTCGGAGCACTTTGGTCATGCTCCTTACTTTGTAATTGTTGAGGTTGAGGGCGATGAAGTAAAGAATGTTGAGTCAATTAACAATCCCTTTGCAGGTGCTCATGCACATGATGATGTTGCAAATTTTCTTAAAGAAAAAGGTGTTGAAATGGTTGTTGCAGGAAACATGGGAGAACACATGATGTCTGCTTTTGATGATGCTGGTATTGATGTAGTCGTAGGTGCAGAAGGAACTGTCGACGATGTTATTGATGATGTTATCGAAGGAGATTTTGAGGAATATGACGAGGACTTGGAGGAGTTTGAAGAAAGTAATTATGAAGATGAAGATATCAAGGAATTGAGGCAAGATATCGAATCGCTCAAAAAAGAAATCCAACAGATAAAATCAATGCTTCAAAGTATCGAAAATAAACTTAAAGGTTAA